One region of Eupeodes corollae chromosome 1, idEupCoro1.1, whole genome shotgun sequence genomic DNA includes:
- the LOC129942736 gene encoding uncharacterized protein LOC129942736, whose translation MKSYVIAIFGVLIIGFCSAALIHDDGQPGCKLQAELVIESFRNTWDPTRYWSCKQRDQAAVSVRCPDQTGWLDSVKKCVDWDNWSWEEPTPPMSRP comes from the exons atgaaatctTACG TCATTGCAATTTTCGGAGTCCTTATTATTGGATTTTGTTCGGCGGCTTTAATTCACGATGATGGACAACCAGGATGTAAGCTTCAAGCTGAATTGGTAATTGAATCATTTCGGAACACTTGGGATCCCACTAGATATTGGTCATGTAAACAGCGGGATCAAGCAGCTGTCTCTGTCAGATGTCCAGACCAAACTGGATGGCTTGATAGtgttaaaaaatgtgttgacTGGGATAATTGGAGCTGGGAAGAACCAACTCCTCCTATGAGCAGACCTTGA